The following are from one region of the Bradyrhizobium septentrionale genome:
- a CDS encoding Ulp1 family isopeptidase, protein MNFVSMNRVRQQTDSVDAQDASPANSSAEAAAFQRQLSEVAVPSSPVLMQARAHQADASRSEARPIMRASGQPYTPAPHGECGGTMLNASALPLGHANLVFAGSSMDPVYSEDASLIERLGPALFKAGASERTVRRNVRCLLGLGHWLVKNGKPGIDARLYEESLDKDAQEFGKQEGQAVATPLDHLRAAQSPGGIAPIASRVELNPYPQDADLINRYKEDAASGTANTVRTYATLLIDFSDYLRENDKPGIAARLGDGSLDNDVSQYKEADPRGRRKAGAALAHLLRSPAGARAIDLRRHIRSVPDLEEAVRAEPRRTRAATAQHSGSNGAISWPETLPANQQDLLLETMDGPSSSPPLETIAHHQQAADAGGSFRDLNLPRDDHGVPPPHGLALDPAESLNWRHHDDELTDKRHRNPLGPGEQVLVNDEHDIGELRSAKRQKTLSNPQGVAVERQLMQMPSHQLAAAPSQMQALMPSPDELIGEQLPGEDAELLARFRLDAERRKLTPGAIKNGVSGLGAFVRWVNASHGGSVASRLRRGATLDEEIAAYRSLGRDPQRRITSALDVLRRLLRGGEEAEAPEPRVLGAPRRLVPHPEDAPLIEGALSQALKNLKTAKEKGSAQKRATRLRALSAWLKGNRKGSIIGRLNGSSKEQLTLDNDVLAFQRTGGRIYGPDLSHLRSYLKLIEANRELGLPGPEQPSSPAAQGDRHPGSAQDLPSTLASPSAGAWVWLGEQLQEPASPSRPPSHAKGRLEPSVDLNAPTPSELRDDAHFAPAPAARARSDTYGGLESFVDLDAPTPSELRDDAHFAPAPAARARSDTYGGLESFVDLDAPTPSELRDDAHFAPAHPARARSDTYAGLEPFVDLDAPTPSELRDDAHFAPAHPGRARSDTYAGLEPFVDLNAPTPSELRDDAHFAPAHPARARSDTYAGLEPFVDLNAPTPSELRDDAHFAPALPAGARSGTYAGLEPFVDLNAPTPSELRDDAHFAPAHPARARSDTYAGLEPFVDLNPPTPSELRDDAHFAPAHPARARSDTYAGLEPFVDLNPPTPSELRDDGHFAPAPAARAHSDTYGGLESFVDLDAPTPSELRDDAHFAPAPAAGARSDTYRGFPLVDLTAATPSSESRDDANSVRPFPSTSANAQIGALDPTASSHGHGLVLEDTEWLGDEHIDRDYRLQEQDLRRNHPDLAARTRFVNPLIVLNYLRSNDDGFVRTEFQRIVDDDNGNDAADFLFLPVINADPEDPNSLGNHWSLLFVDRSDRGRPVAYHYDSYGGLNNKDAEHLAGRLDLRLEPARMAQQRNGYDCGVFVVDGTRALVRQLEQGREPHLLNLSNVVANRQALQNRLRG, encoded by the coding sequence ATGAACTTCGTCTCAATGAATCGCGTGCGTCAACAAACGGATAGCGTGGACGCGCAAGATGCCTCTCCGGCCAACTCGTCGGCAGAGGCGGCGGCCTTTCAGCGGCAGCTGAGCGAGGTCGCTGTCCCGTCCTCTCCCGTGCTCATGCAGGCCCGCGCCCATCAAGCGGATGCATCGCGATCTGAGGCGCGGCCCATCATGCGGGCGAGCGGGCAACCATATACGCCGGCTCCGCACGGTGAATGCGGTGGAACGATGCTGAATGCGTCGGCGCTGCCGCTCGGCCATGCAAATTTGGTTTTCGCAGGTAGCAGCATGGATCCTGTTTATTCCGAAGATGCGTCTCTTATTGAGCGGCTCGGGCCGGCACTCTTCAAGGCTGGGGCCTCCGAGCGCACCGTCAGGCGCAATGTACGTTGTCTTCTCGGATTGGGGCATTGGCTCGTAAAGAACGGAAAGCCGGGCATTGATGCCCGGCTTTACGAAGAGTCGCTGGACAAGGATGCCCAGGAGTTTGGCAAGCAGGAGGGGCAGGCCGTCGCTACGCCACTGGATCATCTTCGAGCCGCCCAATCGCCGGGCGGCATCGCGCCGATTGCAAGCCGGGTTGAGCTGAATCCCTATCCCCAAGATGCGGATCTCATTAACAGGTACAAGGAAGATGCAGCGTCAGGCACCGCCAACACCGTCAGGACCTATGCAACTCTTCTTATCGATTTCAGTGATTACCTCCGTGAAAACGATAAGCCCGGCATTGCTGCTCGACTTGGCGACGGCTCGCTGGATAATGATGTCAGCCAGTATAAGGAGGCGGACCCCCGTGGCCGCAGAAAAGCCGGGGCCGCACTGGCTCATCTCCTGAGGTCGCCGGCGGGTGCTAGAGCGATCGACCTCCGGCGTCATATTCGCTCCGTTCCTGATCTCGAAGAGGCGGTTCGCGCCGAGCCGAGGCGGACCCGGGCCGCGACTGCGCAGCACAGCGGGTCGAACGGAGCTATCAGCTGGCCGGAGACTCTGCCTGCGAACCAGCAGGATCTGCTTTTGGAGACGATGGACGGACCCAGCTCCTCGCCGCCTCTCGAGACAATCGCGCACCATCAACAAGCAGCGGATGCCGGAGGGTCTTTTCGTGACTTGAACTTGCCCCGCGACGACCATGGGGTTCCACCGCCGCATGGCCTGGCATTGGATCCTGCAGAGTCCCTGAACTGGCGCCACCATGACGACGAACTGACGGATAAACGTCACAGGAACCCGCTCGGGCCAGGCGAGCAGGTTCTCGTCAACGATGAGCATGATATAGGGGAGTTGAGATCAGCGAAGAGGCAGAAGACGCTAAGCAATCCGCAGGGCGTCGCCGTTGAGCGGCAGCTGATGCAGATGCCATCCCATCAACTGGCGGCGGCACCTTCGCAGATGCAGGCTCTGATGCCGTCGCCGGACGAGCTGATCGGCGAGCAGCTCCCGGGCGAAGACGCGGAGCTCTTGGCGAGGTTTCGTTTAGACGCCGAGCGGCGCAAGCTCACCCCAGGCGCCATCAAGAACGGTGTTTCCGGACTTGGGGCATTTGTTCGCTGGGTCAACGCAAGTCATGGGGGGTCCGTAGCTTCTCGGCTGCGAAGAGGTGCAACGCTGGATGAGGAAATTGCGGCGTACCGGAGCTTGGGCCGTGACCCCCAGCGCCGCATTACATCGGCTCTGGATGTTCTCCGGCGGCTCTTGCGTGGGGGTGAAGAAGCCGAAGCTCCCGAACCCCGCGTCCTCGGTGCCCCACGTCGCCTGGTTCCTCATCCAGAAGATGCGCCCCTCATCGAGGGCGCGCTGAGCCAAGCTCTGAAAAATCTTAAAACTGCGAAGGAGAAGGGGTCTGCGCAAAAGCGGGCGACACGTCTTCGTGCGCTGAGTGCGTGGCTCAAAGGGAATCGCAAAGGGAGCATCATCGGGCGACTTAACGGCTCTAGCAAGGAGCAGTTAACGCTGGACAACGATGTGCTCGCGTTCCAACGGACTGGAGGCAGAATATACGGTCCCGATTTGTCGCATCTTCGCAGCTACTTAAAACTCATCGAGGCGAACCGAGAGCTGGGGCTGCCAGGCCCTGAGCAGCCGAGCTCGCCGGCCGCGCAGGGCGATCGGCATCCCGGCTCGGCGCAGGATCTTCCCTCAACGCTGGCAAGCCCAAGCGCGGGAGCTTGGGTTTGGTTGGGTGAACAGCTGCAAGAACCAGCATCACCATCCAGGCCCCCGTCACATGCTAAGGGCAGGCTTGAGCCATCTGTTGATCTGAATGCGCCGACGCCGTCCGAGCTGCGCGACGATGCTCACTTTGCGCCGGCGCCTGCTGCCAGGGCTCGCTCAGACACCTACGGCGGTCTTGAGTCTTTTGTTGATCTGGATGCGCCGACGCCGTCCGAGCTGCGCGACGATGCTCACTTTGCGCCGGCGCCCGCTGCCAGGGCTCGCTCAGACACCTACGGCGGTCTTGAGTCTTTTGTTGATCTGGATGCGCCCACGCCGTCCGAATTGCGCGACGATGCTCACTTTGCGCCGGCGCATCCTGCCCGGGCTCGTTCAGACACCTACGCTGGTCTTGAGCCATTTGTTGATCTGGATGCGCCGACGCCGTCCGAGTTGCGCGACGATGCTCACTTTGCGCCGGCGCATCCTGGCAGGGCCCGCTCAGACACCTACGCTGGTCTTGAGCCATTTGTTGATCTGAATGCGCCGACGCCGTCCGAGTTGCGCGACGATGCTCATTTTGCGCCAGCGCATCCTGCCCGGGCTCGTTCAGACACCTACGCTGGTCTTGAGCCATTTGTTGATCTGAATGCGCCGACGCCGTCCGAGTTGCGCGACGATGCTCATTTTGCGCCAGCGCTCCCTGCCGGAGCTCGTTCAGGCACCTACGCTGGTCTTGAGCCATTTGTTGATCTGAATGCGCCGACGCCGTCCGAATTGCGCGACGATGCTCACTTTGCGCCGGCGCATCCTGCCCGGGCTCGTTCAGACACCTACGCTGGTCTTGAGCCATTTGTTGATCTGAATCCGCCGACGCCGTCCGAGTTGCGCGACGATGCTCACTTTGCGCCGGCGCATCCTGCCCGGGCTCGTTCAGACACCTACGCTGGTCTTGAGCCATTTGTTGATCTGAATCCGCCGACGCCGTCCGAGTTGCGCGACGATGGTCACTTTGCGCCAGCGCCCGCTGCCAGGGCTCACTCAGACACCTACGGCGGTCTTGAGTCTTTTGTTGATCTGGATGCGCCCACGCCGTCCGAATTGCGCGACGATGCTCACTTTGCGCCGGCGCCCGCTGCCGGGGCTCGCTCAGACACCTACCGTGGTTTTCCATTGGTTGATCTGACTGCGGCCACGCCGTCCTCCGAATCACGCGACGATGCTAATTCTGTACGGCCGTTTCCGAGCACCTCCGCTAATGCTCAGATCGGGGCTTTAGATCCGACAGCCTCGTCCCACGGCCACGGGCTGGTGCTCGAGGACACGGAATGGCTGGGCGACGAGCATATCGACAGGGATTACCGGCTCCAGGAGCAGGATTTGCGGAGGAACCATCCGGATCTCGCCGCCCGGACGCGGTTCGTGAATCCCCTCATAGTCCTAAATTATCTGCGCTCTAACGACGATGGCTTCGTGCGAACCGAATTCCAGCGCATCGTCGATGATGATAATGGTAATGATGCAGCCGACTTCCTGTTCCTGCCCGTGATTAATGCCGATCCTGAAGATCCTAATAGCCTCGGCAACCATTGGTCGCTGCTGTTCGTTGATCGCAGCGACCGGGGCCGGCCGGTCGCCTATCACTACGATTCCTACGGCGGACTCAACAACAAGGATGCAGAACATCTCGCAGGTAGGCTGGACCTCCGCCTGGAGCCAGCCCGCATGGCCCAGCAGCGGAACGGGTATGATTGCGGTGTCTTCGTGGTGGACGGGACGCGGGCGCTGGTTAGGCAATTGGAGCAAGGACGGGAACCACACCTGCTGAACCTCAGCAACGTAGTTGCCAATCGGCAGGCACTGCAGAACCGACTCAGGGGCTGA
- a CDS encoding tyrosine-type recombinase/integrase yields the protein MPGRPGTGCSELRELAVGDDATLPRASRHRPPSAACDGEDRLRDRAVILLLAHLGLRASEVANLAFGEIDWVTGRITLAGKARREERLPLTQEIGDAILAYIERARPRVATTRVFLTSAAPVRPLSRIAVKCIVRRALDRAGVKSIHRGAHVLRHSAATTMLRNGASLAGVGAVLRHRSPSVTALYAKVDIGLLSEIAQPWGRRLPC from the coding sequence GTGCCCGGTCGGCCGGGAACAGGCTGTTCCGAGCTTCGCGAACTGGCAGTTGGCGACGACGCCACGCTTCCTCGGGCAAGCCGACATCGGCCGCCTTCTGCCGCTTGTGACGGCGAGGATCGGCTGCGCGATCGGGCCGTCATTCTGCTCCTTGCCCACTTGGGCCTCAGGGCAAGCGAAGTCGCTAATCTGGCCTTCGGTGAGATCGACTGGGTGACTGGCAGGATAACCCTTGCCGGCAAGGCTCGGCGCGAGGAGCGCCTGCCACTGACTCAGGAGATTGGCGATGCCATCCTCGCCTATATCGAGCGGGCACGGCCGCGCGTCGCGACAACGCGGGTCTTCCTGACGAGTGCTGCGCCCGTCAGGCCGCTCAGCCGCATCGCCGTGAAATGCATCGTGCGCCGTGCCCTCGATAGGGCTGGCGTCAAAAGCATCCATCGTGGGGCTCATGTTCTGCGCCACTCCGCCGCGACGACCATGCTGCGCAACGGCGCCAGCCTTGCCGGTGTCGGCGCCGTGCTGCGGCACCGCTCCCCATCGGTCACGGCGCTCTATGCCAAGGTGGACATCGGCCTCTTGTCGGAGATTGCGCAGCCCTGGGGCCGGAGGCTACCATGTTGA
- the tnpA gene encoding IS66-like element accessory protein TnpA: MANAMLDARQEGDSYRRVEVITGERRRRRWTREEKARIAAESFEEGTNISEVARRNGVSRGLLTVWRRQVAAAMAGKAQNFVPIQIGAESDGGRAGESECISPGKMKPLEIAAPPAKVCGAVEIEVNGARIRVEPGVELATLSMVLSALRGIR, encoded by the coding sequence ATGGCAAATGCCATGCTTGATGCCAGGCAGGAAGGTGACTCTTATCGCCGCGTTGAGGTGATCACTGGGGAGCGCCGGCGGCGACGGTGGACGCGCGAGGAGAAGGCCCGGATCGCGGCGGAGAGCTTTGAGGAGGGGACGAACATCTCCGAGGTGGCGCGGCGCAATGGTGTTTCCCGCGGACTGCTCACGGTGTGGCGACGCCAGGTAGCGGCGGCGATGGCCGGCAAAGCCCAGAACTTCGTGCCTATCCAAATTGGCGCCGAGAGCGATGGCGGGAGGGCTGGCGAGTCCGAGTGTATTTCGCCGGGTAAGATGAAGCCCTTGGAGATTGCCGCGCCGCCGGCCAAGGTCTGTGGAGCGGTCGAGATCGAGGTGAACGGGGCGCGCATCCGCGTCGAGCCGGGCGTGGAGCTGGCGACGCTTTCGATGGTGCTATCGGCGCTTCGAGGGATCCGGTGA
- the tnpB gene encoding IS66 family insertion sequence element accessory protein TnpB (TnpB, as the term is used for proteins encoded by IS66 family insertion elements, is considered an accessory protein, since TnpC, encoded by a neighboring gene, is a DDE family transposase.) codes for MIALRSDLKVVLAAQPVDFRKSVHTLSALVSEALRANPYCGDVFVFRSKRMDRVKLLAWDGSGMVLVTKWLHQGRFTWPPIRDGVVHLSATQLAMLLDGLEWTRVSPKPVKQPVIVG; via the coding sequence GTGATTGCGCTACGGTCAGACCTCAAGGTGGTGCTGGCGGCCCAGCCGGTCGACTTTCGTAAGTCGGTGCATACGCTGTCGGCGCTGGTGAGCGAAGCACTGCGCGCGAACCCATATTGCGGCGACGTCTTCGTGTTCCGCAGCAAGCGCATGGACAGAGTGAAGCTTCTGGCGTGGGACGGCAGCGGCATGGTGTTGGTAACGAAGTGGTTGCACCAGGGGCGTTTCACCTGGCCACCGATCCGCGACGGCGTTGTGCATCTCAGTGCGACGCAGCTTGCGATGCTACTCGACGGCCTCGAGTGGACGCGTGTGTCGCCCAAGCCTGTGAAGCAGCCGGTCATTGTCGGCTGA